Genomic segment of Candidatus Sysuiplasma jiujiangense:
CGCGCATTTCAGGCATTTTGCGCCGGCATACCTGGATACCCGCTGCATGCTGCGTAACAGCGCAAGGTTTATCAACCGCCTCCGCAACCGTGAAAACGATGGACAGGAAGAGACTTGCAGCAGTGGCAGCCACTCTTTCTGCCGCAGCCTTATGGGGCACATCCTTCCCGGTCATCAAGGTAGGTCTCGAAACTGTCAACCCCTACAGCTTCCTTGCATGGCGTTTCATTGTTGCCGCACTGCTCATGATGCTCATCCACTATCTCAGGAAAGGAAAATTCGGCCGTCTTGTAACAAGGCGGACGCTTCTCGTCGGCTTCATACTGTCCCTCTCCTTCCTTTTCCAGTATGTCGGCCAGGTGACAACCACGGCCGCAGAAGCTGCAGTACTTCTGAACACCGGACCGATCATCGTTCCGGTGCTTGCCTATTTTCTCATCAGCGAGAAACTCAGCTCCAGGCGCTGGCCGGCGGTCGGCATCGGCGTATTCGGCATAGTGTTCACCTCCGGCGTCATTGGGAGCGGCGGCGTCTCATCCTCACTCTACGGTGCGCTCGCACTGCTTCTCGGGGCGCTGTTCACATCGGTCTATATCGTCGTCACTAAAAGCCAGTCGGGCGAAGCCGAGCCTGTTGAACTGTTCACCGGTTCATTCATATGCGCCGCGATCTTTGTATCCGTCTATTCGGCGGTGACCGGGAATCTCTCCGCATCGCTCTGGTATAATGCCGGCCCGGCCTCTTCCGTCCTGTATCTTTCCGTTATGTGCACGATTGTTCCCTTCCTGCTCTGGTTCCGCGGCCTCAGGGGGCTGACAGCCACAGCATCGACAGTCATAACGCTTTTCGAGCCGGTGGTCAGCATACTGATATCTGTATTCATTCTGGACGAGCAGTTCACCCTTTTCGAATTCGGAGGCACCGTCCTGATATTTGCCGCAATACTGTGGATGAGCATCTGACGGCCTACCAGGCAAACCGCGTTTTGAGTGCCCACTTCCTCAATGCCCTTCTTCTGTCCATGAAATCGGGTATGTGGTTTGCCACCGAATGCCAGAATTTTTCATCATGCCTCCTGTGCCTCAGGTGGCACAGTTCATGCACGACAACATACTCCATTACCTCCTCCGGGAACAGGGACAGCCTTGAATTGAATCTTATTGTCCCGCCGGGAGAACAGCTCCCCCATTTGCTCCTGAAGTTTTTAATCTCGTATTTTGCCGCACGCAGTCCCGTCGCTATCTCCCATTCCGGTATTTTGCGCTTCAGGAAATCTAGCGTCCTTTCGGCGTAGAACATGCTGATGATGCGGACTCTTTCCTGCTCCCCATCCCCGCAGAAGAGTTTCAGTTTTCCTGAGTTCTCCAGCAGTGTGTAGTATCCTCCCCCCGGCTGTTCGCAAACCTCGACATCCAGCACCCTTCCGCCGTAAACCGCCTTCGAGCCGCTGCTTCCGTCGATTGTAATCCTCTCCATTGCCGCCATTTCCGCCACGCTGTCGTCAATCCATTTCCTGTTCTGGAGAATGAAATTGTGTATTTCCTTCCTTGAGGCGCCCTCGGGGACACGGACAATGATGTTGCATGATGCGTCCACAGAAATGCTCAGCCTTCTGATCCTCCTGCTCCTGCGTTCTGTGTAATGCAGACCGCCGGATCCGTATTCCTTCTCTTCCACCTGTTCTCTACCGCGCCCTTCCATGCTATTCGTTTCTAAATCAATTTCGATTCTGCGGCTCCGTGTGCCTTCGGATATGGGTAAATGTTTTAAGACTGCAGGCATTGAATATGGTGATGAAAAAGGCTGCCGATGGGGACGCGGTCGCGGAAAAACTCAGTGCCGCAGGCATAGAATCGGGCGACCTGATAAGGGTAAGAGACAGAGAGAAGGTTTTTGCCGGCATACTCATGCCCCGTGACGAATTCAGCTCCGGCGATGTACTCGTTCTCAAGCTCAGGTCCGGATACAATATCGGTGTGAAATACGGCAGGCACACCGAAGTGGAACTCGTCGAAAAGCAGCCGAAACCGGCGCACCGCCGCTCGGGCGCGGCCAGACACGCCGGTGACGGGAAGAGCGACAGGAGGGTGGCTTTTGTGGGAACCGGCGGCACGATAGCAAGTTTCGTCGATTACAGGACGGGTGGCGTGTTTCCGGCATATGACGCCGAAGGAATCGTTTCACTTGTACCGGAGATTTCGTCTGTCTGCAGACTCGAGGGCGAAACGCTTTTCTCGGAAATGAGCGAGAATTTCGGTTACAGCGAATGGAAAGCGCTTGCAGAGGAAGCTGCATCCAGGCTGAACGCGGGCTACAGGGGTGTGCTGATTGCACATGGCACAGACACGATGTCCTATACAGCTGCGGCGCTTTCATTCATGCTGAAGAACATGACGGGTCCGGTCGTTCTTGTCGGCGCGCAGAGATCCCCGGACAGACCGTCTTTTGACGGCTATCTGAATCTCCTCTGTTCCGCAAGAGTCGCGGCAGAAAGCGACGTGGGCGAGGTGGTCGTCGTAATGCATTCCTCATCGTCGGATACGGAATGCGCTGTTCACCGCGGAACAAAGGTCAGGAAAATGCATTCAAGCAGGAGAGATGCGTTCAGGAGCATCAACTGCGAGCCGATAGCACTCGTGGACGGAGGCATAAGGTATCTGTCCGAATACAGGCATGCATCCGGTGGAAAGGTGGAGGCGGACACGAAGATGTCTGACGGCGTATCGCTGGTGCAGTTTTATCCGGACCTTGACGGCGACGAATTCATGCGCATTACAGAAGGAAAGAAGGGAGTGGTTATTGCAGGAACAGGCCTTGGCCATGTTAGCTCTGAGCTCGTCGGCTGCATCAGGAAGAGGGTTTCAGAGGGAATGCCTGTTGTCGCGACCACCCAGTGCCTGTACGGAACAGTGGATCTGAAGGTGTATTCGACGGGAAGGGACATGCTGAAGGCAGGCGTGATAAACGGCTCAGACATGCTTCCGGAGGTTGCCTATGTGAAGCTGAGGTGGGTGCTTGGACATCACAGCAGGCTGGAGGATGTCAGGAAACTGATGGAGAGCAGCATTTCGGGGGAGATAACCTGCAGGCGGGAAGGTGCTGAGAAACTTGTCTGAAACTGTCAGGATAAAGGCCGGTCTCGAGATACACCAGCAGCTCGATACAAAGAAACTGTTCTGCAGCTGCGGTTCAGCGCTGAACGATGCCGTAAAGGGGAAGGTCGTACGGAAGCTGCGCGCATCAAGGTCGGAAATGGGTGAAACAGATGCTGCCGCACTGTGGCAGTCCTCGCTGGACCTTCTCTACGAATATGAGATAAGCGAAAACAGCTGCCTCGTGGAGCTTGACGAGGAGCCGCCGCATGAGGCCAACATGGATGCCCTGTCCATCGGTCTGAAGGTTGCACTGCTTCTGCACTCTGAACCGGTTGATGAAATACATTTCATGAGGAAGATCGTTGTGGACGGTTCAAACACTTCCGGATTCCAGCGTACCGCGCTGATCTCCACCGGCGGCTACGTCGAAGTCGGCGGCAGGCGGATAGGCATTCAGTCTGTCTGCTGCGAAGAGGATGCCTGCAGGAAGATTGAGCGGAAGGACAGAAGCGTGGTCTACAGGCTTGACAGGCTCGGTGTTCCGCTGCTGGAGATCGCAACCGAACCGGACATAGATTCGCCTGAACTGCTGAAGGAGACTGCAAGAAAGATCGGAATGCTGCTGAGGGCCGCAGGCAACGTAAGGAGAGGCATAGGCACCATCAGGGAGGACATCAACATATCGGTGGAGGGAGGCTCAAGGGTCGAGATAAAAGGTGTCCAGGAGCTGGAAATGCTTCCCAGGATAGCGGCCGGTGAGGCTCTCAGGCAGAGGCGCCTTATCGATGCGCGTGCCCTCCTCAGGGAAAGGAAGGCGCGTGCGGGCGGGCGCTGGACAGACGTGACACCGCTTCTGTCCGGATCGGAATCCGCCCTGATTGCCTCGGCACTGAAGAAGGCGGAGCGGATAGGGGCGATGGCGCTGATTGGCTTCCGCGGAACGCTCCAGAAGGACGGAAACAGTGTAATCGGAAGGGAAATAGCCCAGTACCTGAGGCCGCTTGGTGTGAAGGGAATACTGCACTCGGACGAGCTTCCTGCCTACGGCATAAGCGAAGAGGAGAAGGAGCGTGTATCGCGTCATCTCAAACTGGGCGAAAATGACGCCTTCGTGCTTTGTGCGGCGGAGGCCGGGATGATGGACACCATTTTCAGGACCGTTGCCTCCAGGGCAGCAATGTCGCTGTCCGGCGTTCCGGAGGAAACACGCGACGCGAAGGAGGACGGGACAACAGCATACAGCAGGCCTCTGCCCGGCAGCGCGAGGATGTACCCCGAAACGGACGTCCTTCCGGTTTCAGTCGGGCATGAATGGACGGAGAGACTGAAAGCCGACCTCCCCGAGCCATTCGATGTTCAGGCACGGAAACTGTCGGATGATTTCGGTATACACATCCAGCAGGCAACACAGCTTGCCGAGGAGGGCTGGACAGCACTGTTCACGGGTATGTGCTCAAACTACGGGAATGCCTCCGTCCTCGCCAGGATACTTCTCAACTATCTTCCGGAGGCGGAGAAACTGTACGGCCGGAGCGCGGACAGTCCCGTCTTTCTGGAAACAGTGATGAAGGCACTGGCCGAAGGCAGATTTGCGAAGGAGGCGGTAGAGCAGATAATAAAGTGCGTCGTGTCCGGAAAGGACATACAGGAATGCCTGGAGGCGGCGGCGTCCGCTGTGAGCCGTTCGGACGCCGAACGCATAATCAGGAGGATCGTTGCGGAGCACCATGAGCTAATCAGCGAACGCGGGGAAGCTGCGCTGAGCCCGCTGATGGGTCTCGCAATGAAGGAGCTTCGCGGCAAACTGGACGGAAAGGAGATAAGTTCCCTGCTCTCAAGCATCATCAGGGAGAGCGCCCGGTAGCAGTTTTTCCCGGCCGCGCCTCAGCCTCGCTTCTACAAGATGGAGCGTTTCGAAATTGAGCTTCACCGAATCGGCCGTCGCTATTTTCCAGTCTCTTCCTGCAAGGCGGGCAAATTCCCCGATACTGCTCATGGAACTGAGAACAATCAGCACCCTGCCTTTCTCTGAAAGCAGATCACGCGCCTGGTAAAGGAGTCTCAGCGCCAGCTCGAATCCCCTTTCTCCTCCCGTGAGCTGCCTGTCCGGCAGTCCTTCCTCCGGAAGATAGGGCGGGTTGAACGCGATTATATCAAACGGTCCCCTGAGCGCTCCCGCAAGGTCGCATCTCACAAAGCCTACGGCTGCGCCGTTGGCTTCCGCATTTTCGGCCGCAGCCCGCAGACAGTCCATATCGATATCGGTGGAAACGACTGCATAGCCCTTCAGTGCGGCGCCGATTCCAACTATGCCTGTCCCTGTCCCGACATCCAGGAAATTTCCGTTGCCGTCTCCTATCGATTTGAGGATCAGGACAGTGTCCTCCGCAGGAAAATAGGCCCCCTCCCAGCGGACTATCCGGATGCCTTCAATTACTGCCGGCACCTGTCTTCCCTTTCGATCTGTCGGACAGGAAATCATTCATGTGTTCCCTGGTGTCAAGCATGATGCCCTTCCTTATCCAGTATCTTGCGGGAGGGAGATTGAGTATGATCCTCCAGGCGCCCTTCGGTCTCAGGTTTATCATGCCCTCCAGGACACAGCTGTTCCCCTCGCCGCGCATTCTATAGTGTCCGCTGATATTCCAGAGCCTGCTTTCTGACTCAAACTCCACATCTCCCGGCGGCTTAAGCACGGCAACAGTCCTGTCCGTGAAGTGCAGCGGTCTCGTGAATGTGTCCGCCATTCTGACGATATTCCCCTCCCTTGAGATTACCTTCCTGCTGACCTTCATGTACCTGTTGTCCGCGGAGTCCTGGTCAGTGTAATCAGTCCACCAGGCGAAGAGTTCCCTGCAATGCGCCTCCACCGTTTCCCTGATGTGTAAAATCATACTGCCGTCCCGGAGGCGCATGTCAGTCGGCAGTCCTGCCGCCTGCGACAGGTCGCGGATGGTGTCCCCGCGCCTCCCTTATCATCCTGGCGTAAACCCTGACAATTCCGCTCGCCTCCACGGCCCCCCTCTTCACGGAGCTGTTCTCTGTCTTTATGCTTGTGATCACTGCCTTTCCCCTGCCCGTCTCGATGATGTCGCCTATTGTGAACTCCTCCTCCGGCTGCGCCTCAATCCTGAGCGATATCGTTCTGGATCCCTGGTTCACGGAAACCCTGACAAACCTGACGGCTGAAGTCCTGGCCCATATCGACACTATGTCAGTGCACTTTGCCTGTGCCGCCCTTCCGTTCCTGGTGTCTATCGCAGTGACGACGCATCTGCTGTTGCCGAGGTACATCTCCTCCCCGACCACGACGCTCTCGTCGCTGAACAGCTTTGTCATCCCCCTTGCCGAGGTTCCCTCGCTGCTGAGCACGTACGGTATGTCGACGAGCTTCTCCTCGGAGAAGACTCTCTTCTGTATGCTGAGGCATTCGGAACACCTCAGCGTGAATTCCATTCCCTCCCTCTTCACGCCTCTCTTGGCATGCACCAGCGAGTGGGCCGTCACCCTGCCGCATGCGGGGCACTCTACATCGAAATCCTCTCCGCCGGTCATCGCCTTCCGCCCTTCACGAATGAAAGTATTGCGCTCAGATCCTTTTCACGGATGACATAGTCAGCCGCCTCCTCTATGCTCCTGTTCCAGGGATTGAATGCAATGCACTTCCCGGCCATCCTGAACATGGAAATGTCAGTCGGCCCGTCACCCACGGCGAGGCACTCCTCCCTGGCGACGCCTTCGCTCTTCATGATCTCCGCTGCACATTTCGATTTGTCCCTTATGTCAACTCTCAGTATACCCTCCCCCGTCAGTCTGCCCGTTCCGTCCGCCTCGAGGCCGTTTGCAACCTGGTAATCTATTCCCGTCATTTCAGCCACCTGCTGCGCAAGCAGATCAA
This window contains:
- a CDS encoding EamA family transporter, which produces MDRKRLAAVAATLSAAALWGTSFPVIKVGLETVNPYSFLAWRFIVAALLMMLIHYLRKGKFGRLVTRRTLLVGFILSLSFLFQYVGQVTTTAAEAAVLLNTGPIIVPVLAYFLISEKLSSRRWPAVGIGVFGIVFTSGVIGSGGVSSSLYGALALLLGALFTSVYIVVTKSQSGEAEPVELFTGSFICAAIFVSVYSAVTGNLSASLWYNAGPASSVLYLSVMCTIVPFLLWFRGLRGLTATASTVITLFEPVVSILISVFILDEQFTLFEFGGTVLIFAAILWMSI
- a CDS encoding HAD-IB family phosphatase, whose protein sequence is MNARLVLFDMDGVLVDTPSSWVTVHRHFGVDNGENAKLFFEGRIDQMEFMRSDIRLWMEKKPDLCLGDIKAILGGVGLMKGASRTVAELKRQGVRTAIVSGGIDLLAQQVAEMTGIDYQVANGLEADGTGRLTGEGILRVDIRDKSKCAAEIMKSEGVAREECLAVGDGPTDISMFRMAGKCIAFNPWNRSIEEAADYVIREKDLSAILSFVKGGRR
- a CDS encoding M48 family metallopeptidase gives rise to the protein MEGRGREQVEEKEYGSGGLHYTERRSRRIRRLSISVDASCNIIVRVPEGASRKEIHNFILQNRKWIDDSVAEMAAMERITIDGSSGSKAVYGGRVLDVEVCEQPGGGYYTLLENSGKLKLFCGDGEQERVRIISMFYAERTLDFLKRKIPEWEIATGLRAAKYEIKNFRSKWGSCSPGGTIRFNSRLSLFPEEVMEYVVVHELCHLRHRRHDEKFWHSVANHIPDFMDRRRALRKWALKTRFAW
- the gatD gene encoding Glu-tRNA(Gln) amidotransferase subunit GatD, with protein sequence MKKAADGDAVAEKLSAAGIESGDLIRVRDREKVFAGILMPRDEFSSGDVLVLKLRSGYNIGVKYGRHTEVELVEKQPKPAHRRSGAARHAGDGKSDRRVAFVGTGGTIASFVDYRTGGVFPAYDAEGIVSLVPEISSVCRLEGETLFSEMSENFGYSEWKALAEEAASRLNAGYRGVLIAHGTDTMSYTAAALSFMLKNMTGPVVLVGAQRSPDRPSFDGYLNLLCSARVAAESDVGEVVVVMHSSSSDTECAVHRGTKVRKMHSSRRDAFRSINCEPIALVDGGIRYLSEYRHASGGKVEADTKMSDGVSLVQFYPDLDGDEFMRITEGKKGVVIAGTGLGHVSSELVGCIRKRVSEGMPVVATTQCLYGTVDLKVYSTGRDMLKAGVINGSDMLPEVAYVKLRWVLGHHSRLEDVRKLMESSISGEITCRREGAEKLV
- the gatE gene encoding Glu-tRNA(Gln) amidotransferase subunit GatE yields the protein MSETVRIKAGLEIHQQLDTKKLFCSCGSALNDAVKGKVVRKLRASRSEMGETDAAALWQSSLDLLYEYEISENSCLVELDEEPPHEANMDALSIGLKVALLLHSEPVDEIHFMRKIVVDGSNTSGFQRTALISTGGYVEVGGRRIGIQSVCCEEDACRKIERKDRSVVYRLDRLGVPLLEIATEPDIDSPELLKETARKIGMLLRAAGNVRRGIGTIREDINISVEGGSRVEIKGVQELEMLPRIAAGEALRQRRLIDARALLRERKARAGGRWTDVTPLLSGSESALIASALKKAERIGAMALIGFRGTLQKDGNSVIGREIAQYLRPLGVKGILHSDELPAYGISEEEKERVSRHLKLGENDAFVLCAAEAGMMDTIFRTVASRAAMSLSGVPEETRDAKEDGTTAYSRPLPGSARMYPETDVLPVSVGHEWTERLKADLPEPFDVQARKLSDDFGIHIQQATQLAEEGWTALFTGMCSNYGNASVLARILLNYLPEAEKLYGRSADSPVFLETVMKALAEGRFAKEAVEQIIKCVVSGKDIQECLEAAASAVSRSDAERIIRRIVAEHHELISERGEAALSPLMGLAMKELRGKLDGKEISSLLSSIIRESAR
- a CDS encoding methyltransferase, whose translation is MPAVIEGIRIVRWEGAYFPAEDTVLILKSIGDGNGNFLDVGTGTGIVGIGAALKGYAVVSTDIDMDCLRAAAENAEANGAAVGFVRCDLAGALRGPFDIIAFNPPYLPEEGLPDRQLTGGERGFELALRLLYQARDLLSEKGRVLIVLSSMSSIGEFARLAGRDWKIATADSVKLNFETLHLVEARLRRGREKLLPGALPDDA